One stretch of Streptomyces peucetius DNA includes these proteins:
- a CDS encoding alpha/beta fold hydrolase, translating into MQENEFNNDYLTGRERIVRAGDLELWAEDFGNPEHPTVLLVMGAQAQGIQWNDGIVRRLVDGDRRVIRYDHRDTGRSSTVDFAAHPYTVADMASDALTVLDVCGAQRAHLVGASLGGVIAQRLAVTHPHRVLTLTSLSSQPLGTDMAAAVQRVLEGAPPHPSELPPPKPELLAALASSFPKPGAFLDEYLAARLPLWRVLHGPVLPFHEGEYRAMEQQVYERARDLQAALNHMFAGASDTSATADLAAVTTPTLVLHGTEDPMFPPAHAEATAAAIPGACLVMIEGMGHTLPTTLNDRLADEILHHTGRA; encoded by the coding sequence ATGCAGGAAAATGAGTTCAACAACGACTACCTGACGGGCCGCGAGCGGATCGTCCGTGCCGGGGACCTTGAGTTGTGGGCAGAGGATTTCGGCAACCCCGAGCACCCGACGGTGCTGTTGGTGATGGGCGCGCAGGCACAGGGCATTCAGTGGAACGACGGCATCGTCCGTCGCCTTGTCGACGGGGACCGCCGGGTCATCCGCTACGACCACCGCGACACCGGACGCTCATCCACCGTCGACTTCGCCGCCCATCCCTACACCGTCGCCGACATGGCCTCCGACGCGCTCACCGTCCTGGACGTGTGCGGGGCTCAACGAGCCCACCTCGTGGGCGCGTCCCTCGGCGGCGTCATCGCCCAGCGGCTGGCCGTCACACACCCGCACCGGGTGCTGACCCTGACGAGCCTGTCGTCCCAGCCTCTCGGCACGGACATGGCGGCCGCAGTGCAGCGTGTCCTGGAGGGGGCACCTCCCCATCCCAGCGAGCTTCCTCCGCCCAAGCCGGAGTTGCTCGCCGCGCTCGCCTCATCGTTCCCCAAGCCGGGGGCGTTTCTGGACGAATACCTCGCGGCCCGGCTGCCGCTGTGGCGTGTACTGCACGGCCCGGTGCTGCCGTTCCACGAGGGTGAGTACCGCGCGATGGAGCAGCAGGTGTACGAGAGGGCGCGCGATCTGCAGGCGGCGCTCAACCACATGTTCGCCGGGGCCTCCGACACGAGCGCCACGGCGGACCTGGCCGCCGTCACCACACCGACACTGGTACTGCACGGCACGGAGGACCCGATGTTCCCGCCCGCGCACGCCGAAGCCACCGCCGCCGCAATCCCCGGCGCCTGCCTGGTCATGATCGAGGGCATGGGCCACACTCTGCCCACGACACTGAACGACCGCCTGGCCGACGAAATCCTGCACCACACGGGCCGCGCATAG
- a CDS encoding IS5 family transposase, whose protein sequence is MTSRHWMIDAIRYLVDNGIKWREMLCDFPPWPRVYAFFARWRDGGLVAELHDRLRGAVRDAEGRDQDPSAAVVDSQSVKADATVALISRGFDAGKKINGRKRHVLTDTLGLLLAVLVTPASTTDRDAARILLPAAKDRFERLARVWADGGYTGHLIDWSATQLGVVLDVVRRSDDTRGFRVLPRRWVVERSFAWCLRSRRLVRDYERRTDTSEAVILWSMAMLMSRRLAARHQVPAPTAAA, encoded by the coding sequence TTGACTTCGCGGCATTGGATGATCGACGCGATCCGCTACCTCGTCGACAACGGCATCAAGTGGCGGGAGATGCTCTGTGACTTCCCGCCCTGGCCACGGGTCTACGCCTTCTTCGCCCGATGGCGGGATGGGGGGCTGGTCGCCGAACTGCACGACCGGCTACGTGGTGCCGTCCGCGATGCCGAAGGTCGTGACCAGGATCCGAGTGCGGCGGTCGTGGACTCGCAGTCGGTGAAGGCGGACGCCACCGTCGCCCTGATCTCGCGGGGCTTCGACGCCGGGAAGAAGATCAACGGACGCAAGCGGCACGTGCTCACCGACACTCTCGGTCTGCTGCTGGCCGTGCTGGTCACGCCGGCGTCGACCACCGACCGGGACGCCGCCCGCATCCTGCTGCCGGCAGCCAAGGACCGCTTCGAGCGGCTGGCACGGGTCTGGGCCGACGGCGGATACACCGGCCACCTCATCGACTGGAGTGCAACGCAGCTCGGAGTTGTCCTCGATGTCGTCCGCCGCAGCGACGACACCCGTGGCTTCCGGGTGCTGCCCCGCCGCTGGGTCGTGGAACGGTCTTTCGCCTGGTGCCTACGCAGCCGGCGCCTGGTCCGGGACTACGAACGGCGCACCGACACGAGCGAAGCCGTCATTCTGTGGTCGATGGCCATGCTCATGAGCCGCCGCCTGGCCGCCCGGCACCAGGTTCCTGCTCCGACAGCGGCAGCGTGA
- a CDS encoding IS4 family transposase, with amino-acid sequence MAQSVTYGIDDVFAPGHVGELTQVIPTELVDAVLDETGTRERRLRSLPSRVGVYFVLALGLFEHLGAGLVWGKLVAGLTTAVPQTSEKALRDLRRRVGVAPLKRLFEVLAGPLAQPSTPGVRHRLWRTVAFDGCGSLNVPDHERNRSWLGRTERRHGPSGYPRLMLMTLCETGTRGLIDAVFGPASKGETDYAHDLVNRLTSDMLLLADRAFDSNRLLADIAAQGAQFLIRATSTRRPPVLALLPDGSYLTRIGGVRLRVIEAEVRSRTADGDFGGTYRLLTTLSDHRTDPADRLVGLYHERWEIETAYPALRHTLLKGRVLRSKDPVGLIQEMWGLLTIYQALRSMMVTAVETVPLCDPDRAGFTVALEAARDTVVSAAGTTTAAAPSGHSDLVRHIGTRVLRALLPQRRMRLSARIVKCGTSRYAIWNRDERPRDSTPITAVVITVHPPALPTAHAPDRATTGRWGQVCRILAENSNQAMHARDIAGNLGLTITGRVLSGFNAQLCYWARNGRLIRTAPSTYKTPLPEVLTTSTEP; translated from the coding sequence GTGGCTCAGTCTGTCACGTACGGAATCGATGACGTGTTCGCACCTGGGCATGTCGGTGAATTGACGCAGGTCATCCCGACCGAGCTGGTGGATGCGGTGTTGGACGAGACCGGGACTCGTGAGCGACGGCTGCGCAGTCTCCCCTCACGGGTCGGGGTGTACTTCGTGCTTGCGCTCGGGTTGTTCGAGCACCTCGGCGCCGGGCTGGTGTGGGGCAAGCTCGTGGCCGGACTGACCACTGCGGTGCCGCAGACGTCGGAGAAGGCCCTTCGCGATCTGCGCCGGCGGGTCGGGGTGGCCCCGCTCAAGCGGCTGTTCGAGGTGCTGGCAGGCCCGTTGGCCCAGCCGTCCACACCCGGAGTGCGCCACCGCCTCTGGCGGACGGTCGCCTTCGACGGCTGTGGGAGCCTGAACGTCCCTGACCACGAGCGCAACCGGTCCTGGCTCGGCCGTACGGAACGCCGCCACGGCCCTTCCGGTTACCCCCGGCTGATGCTGATGACCTTGTGCGAAACCGGCACCCGCGGCCTGATCGACGCCGTCTTCGGACCCGCCTCGAAGGGCGAAACCGACTACGCCCACGACCTGGTCAACCGCTTGACCTCGGACATGCTCCTGCTGGCGGACCGCGCATTCGACAGCAACAGACTGCTCGCAGACATCGCGGCTCAGGGGGCACAGTTCCTGATCCGTGCCACCAGCACCCGGCGCCCGCCGGTGCTGGCGCTGCTGCCCGACGGCTCGTACCTCACCCGGATCGGCGGCGTTCGGCTGCGGGTGATCGAGGCCGAGGTCCGCTCCCGTACCGCCGACGGCGACTTCGGCGGAACATACCGCCTGCTCACCACGCTGAGCGACCACCGCACCGACCCGGCAGACCGCCTGGTCGGTCTCTACCACGAGCGCTGGGAGATCGAGACCGCCTACCCGGCACTGCGTCACACCCTGCTCAAGGGCCGCGTTCTACGGTCGAAGGACCCGGTGGGCCTCATCCAGGAGATGTGGGGACTCCTGACCATCTACCAGGCCCTGCGGTCGATGATGGTGACCGCGGTGGAGACAGTGCCCCTCTGCGATCCCGACCGGGCCGGCTTCACCGTCGCCCTGGAGGCCGCGCGCGACACGGTCGTCAGCGCCGCTGGGACGACCACAGCCGCAGCTCCGAGCGGACACTCCGACCTGGTCAGACATATCGGCACCCGTGTCCTGCGGGCGTTGCTGCCCCAGCGCCGGATGCGGCTGTCCGCCCGCATCGTCAAGTGCGGAACGTCCCGCTATGCCATCTGGAACCGCGACGAGCGACCTCGAGACAGCACGCCGATCACAGCCGTCGTGATCACCGTGCATCCACCGGCTCTCCCCACCGCGCATGCCCCGGACCGGGCCACCACCGGCCGCTGGGGGCAGGTCTGCAGGATCCTGGCGGAGAACTCCAACCAGGCCATGCACGCCCGCGACATCGCAGGAAACCTCGGCCTCACCATCACCGGACGCGTGCTCAGCGGCTTCAACGCACAGCTCTGCTACTGGGCACGCAACGGCCGACTCATCCGCACGGCACCGAGTACGTACAAGACCCCTCTTCCGGAGGTGTTGACAACATCAACTGAGCCTTGA